Proteins encoded by one window of Vigna radiata var. radiata cultivar VC1973A chromosome 5, Vradiata_ver6, whole genome shotgun sequence:
- the LOC106761170 gene encoding probable pectinesterase/pectinesterase inhibitor 12, which produces MAHSPHKLFFLLLAIFYSHTSAVNSYNASTTLQSNLSSLRSFCTNTPYPEVCFNSLKLSISINISPNIISYLLQSLQVAISETTKLSNIFHNVGNSNIIEKQRGAVQDCRELHQSTLASLKRSLSGIRSSNSKSIVDARAYLSAAVTNKNTCLEGLDSASGTMKPALVKSVINTYKHVSNSLSXLXKXETGTPGDQKNDQXLMXAPKWLSSRXQGTFQDMEEYNPNEVLVVSADGSGNFTTITEAINFAPSNSMEKIVIYVKEGIYEENVEIPSYKTNIVIQGDGSDVTVITGNRSVGDGWTTFRSATLAVSGDGFLARDIAIENSAGAEKHQAVALRVNADLTAFYRCAINGYQDTLYVHSFRQFYRECDISGTVDFIFGNAAVILQDCNIISRKPLPGQFTVITAQSRDSPDEDTGISIQNCSVIATPDLYSNSCSFKSYLGRPWRVYSRTVYLESYIDNFIDPKGWIKWNNDNKRSDTLYYGEYDNYGPGSNTDSRVEWLGYHLMDYGDAYNFTVSQFINADDWLDTTLVPYDNGI; this is translated from the exons ATGGCTCATTCACCGCATaaactcttttttcttctccttgCAATCTTCTACTCACACACTTCTGCTGTTAACTCCTACAATGCTTCCACAACACTTCAATCCAATCTCTCTTCCTTAAGATCTTTCTGCACAAACACCCCATATCCAGAAGTTTGTTTCAATTCATTGAAGCTATCCATCTCAATAAACATAAGTCCAAACATTATCAGCTACCTCCTTCAGTCACTCCAAGTAGCAATATCTGAAACCACAAAGCTCTCCAATATCTTCCACAATGTCGGAAACTCAAACATCATAGAGAAGCAAAGAGGAGCAGTTCAGGACTGCCGAGAACTCCACCAATCCACATTGGCTTCTTTGAAAAGATCACTATCAGGGATCCGTTCCTCCAACTCCAAGAGCATAGTTGATGCAAGAGCCTACCTCAGTGCAGCTGTCACCAACAAGAACACATGCTTGGAAGGCCTAGATTCTGCTTCTGGCACCATGAAGCCAGCTCTGGTGAAATCTGTGATCAACACTTACAAGCATGTCAGTAACTCTCTTTCTNTGCTACNGAAGNCTGAGACGGGGACTCCCGGNGACCAGAAGAATGACCAGCNTTTGATGAANGCTCCAAAGTGGTTATCAAGCCGAAANCAAGGAACTTTTCAAGATATGGAAGAGTATAACCCAAATGAAGTGCTAGTTGTGTCTGCAGATGGAAGTGGGAACTTTACCACCATCACTGAAGCCATCAATTTTGCTCCAAGTAACAGCATGGAAAAGATAGTGATCTATGTCAAAGAAGGGATTTATGAGGAAAACGTGGAAATCCCAAGCTATAAGACCAACATTGTGATACAAGGCGATGGAAGTGATGTCACTGTCATAACTGGTAACAGAAGCGTTGGTGATGGCTGGACCACTTTCAGATCTGCAACTCTAG CGGTTTCTGGTGATGGTTTTCTTGCTCGTGATATTGCAATTGAGAACAGTGCAGGGGCAGAGAAGCACCAAGCAGTGGCCTTGAGGGTAAATGCAGACTTAACTGCTTTCTACAGGTGTGCAATTAATGGCTACCAAGACACTTTATATGTTCACTCCTTTAGACAATTTTACAGAGAGTGTGACATTTCTGGGACCGTAGATTTCATATTTGGAAATGCAGCAGTGATTTTACAAGATTGTAACATTATATCCAGAAAGCCCTTGCCTGGGCAATTCACTGTTATCACCGCACAATCCAGAGATAGCCCTGATGAGGACACAGGCATCTCAATCCAGAACTGCTCAGTCATAGCTACCCCTGATCTGTATTCCAACTCTTGCAGTTTCAAGAGCTACCTTGGGAGGCCATGGAGGGTCTATTCTCGCACTGTTTACCTGGAGTCTTACATTGATAACTTCATTGATCCAAAGGGTTGGATAAAATGGAATAATGATAACAAAAGATCGGACACACTGTACTATGGAGAATACGACAACTATGGACCCGGTTCCAACACAGATAGTCGTGTTGAATGGTTAGGCTACCATTTGATGGATTATGGTGATGCATATAATTTCACAGTTTCGCAGTTCATCAATGCAGATGATTGGCTTGATACTACTTTGGTACCTTATGATAACGGGATTTGA
- the LOC106761643 gene encoding probable pectinesterase/pectinesterase inhibitor 12: MAHSSHKLFFLLLAIFYSHTSAVNSYNASTTPQSNLSSLRSFCITTPYPEVCFNSLSISINISPNINSYLVQSLQVAISETIKLCNIFHNVGHSNIIEKQRGALQDCRELHQSTLASLKRSLSWIRSSNSMSIVDARAYLSAAVTNKNTCLEGLDSASGTMKPALVKSVINTYKHVSNSLSXLXKXETGTPGDQKNDQXLMXAPKWLSSRNQGTFQDMEEYNPNEVLVVSADGSGNFTTITEAINFAPSNSTDKTVIYVKKGTYEENVEIPWYKTHIVMVGDGSDVTVITGNRSFAWTTFRSATLAVSGKGFLARDIAIENSAGPKHQAVALRVNADLTAFYRCAINGYQDTLYVHSFRQFYRECDISGTIDFIFGNAAVVLQDCNIISRKPLPGQFTVITAQSRDSPDVDTGISIQNCKIIASPDLYSNSSSFKSYLGRPWKNYSRTVYLESFIDAFIDPKGWIEWNNDNKRSDTLYYGEYDNYGPGSTTDSRVEWLGYHLMDYDDAYSFTVSQFINEDEWLDTTLVPYDNGI; the protein is encoded by the exons ATGGCTCATTCATCTCATaaactcttctttcttctccttgCAATCTTCTACTCACACACTTCTGCTGTCAACTCCTACAATGCTTCCACAACACCTCAGTCCAATCTCTCTTCCTTAAGATCTTTCTGCATAACCACCCCATATCCAGAAGTTTGTTTCAATTCATTATCCATCTCAATAAACATAAGTCCTAACATTAACAGCTACCTCGTTCAGTCACTCCAAGTAGCAATATCTGAAACCATAAAGCTCTGCAATATCTTCCACAATGTTGGACACTCAAACATCATAGAGAAGCAAAGAGGAGCACTTCAGGACTGCCGAGAACTCCACCAATCAACATTGGCTTCTTTGAAAAGATCACTATCATGGATCCGTTCCTCCAACTCCATGAGCATAGTTGATGCAAGAGCCTACCTCAGTGCAGCTGTCACCAACAAGAATACATGCTTGGAAGGCCTAGATTCTGCTTCTGGCACCATGAAGCCAGCTCTGGTGAAATCTGTGATCAACACTTACAAGCATGTCAGTAACTCTCTTTCTNTGCTACNGAAGNCTGAGACGGGGACTCCCGGAGACCAGAAGAATGACCAGCNTTTGATGAANGCTCCAAAGTGGTTATCAAGCCGAAATCAAGGAACTTTTCAAGATATGGAAGAGTATAACCCAAATGAAGTGCTAGTTGTGTCTGCAGATGGAAGTGGGAACTTTACCACCATCACTGAAGCCATCAACTTTGCTCCAAGTAACAGCACGGATAAGACAGTGATCTATGTCAAAAAAGGGACTTATGAGGAAAACGTGGAAATCCCATGGTATAAGACCCACATTGTGATGGTAGGCGATGGAAGTGATGTCACTGTCATAACTGGTAACAGAAGCTTTGCCTGGACCACTTTCAGATCTGCAACTCTAG CGGTTTCTGGAAAAGGTTTTCTTGCTCGTGATATTGCAATTGAGAACAGTGCAGGACCAAAGCACCAAGCAGTGGCCTTGAGGGTAAATGCAGACTTAACTGCTTTTTACAGGTGTGCAATTAATGGCTACCAAGACACTTTATATGTTCACTCCTTTAGACAATTTTACAGAGAGTGTGACATTTCTGGGACCATAGATTTCATATTTGGAAATGCAGCAGTGGTTCTACAAGATTGTAACATCATATCCAGAAAGCCCTTGCCTGGGCAATTCACTGTTATCACCGCACAATCCAGAGATAGCCCTGATGTGGACACAGGCATCTCAATCCAGAACTGCAAAATCATAGCCAGCCCTGATCTGTATTCCAACTCTAGCAGTTTCAAGAGCTACCTTGGGAGGCCATGGAAGAACTATTCTCGCACCGTTTACCTTGAGTCCTTCATTGATGCCTTCATTGACCCAAAGGGTTGGATAGAATGGAATAATGATAACAAAAGATCGGACACATTGTACTATGGAGAATACGACAACTATGGACCCGGTTCCACCACAGATAGTCGTGTTGAATGGTTAGGCTACCATTTGATGGATTATGATGATGCATATAGTTTCACAGTTTCGCAGTTCATCAATGAAGATGAGTGGCTTGATACTACTTTGGTACCTTATGATAACGGGATTTGA